The proteins below come from a single Leptidea sinapis chromosome Z, ilLepSina1.1, whole genome shotgun sequence genomic window:
- the LOC126979114 gene encoding uncharacterized protein LOC126979114: MLRLSCVLSLFTVLLYVNTFHFVQCRFSLLGDGLNEIVNGIDEFNNNNVTIFEELKKINPLLKLKSFDSDITSRNITKLIKKYGYTVEEYEVTTEDGYILKIFRIPGNGPVIFLQHGLFESSDDWVSPGKKSIALRLAAASYDVWLGNARGNRHSMKNINLKPNQREFWNFSWHEIGIYDTPAMIDRVLEVTGTTSLVYVGHSQGTTSFYVMGSLKPEYNKKISLMVSLSALAWLSHITTPIRLTAPFANKLYPTLEAIGIYKIFTNDALLAGVEGALCGNTVTALIVCETLVSILGGFNYNQVDLLQLPAIFSYYPSGASIKQFVHYTQLVESGYFRQFDYGTKNEEIYQSPSPPSYPVENITAPVAIFFGKGDFLGVKEDVDILVSKLPNVVDFYTVPNPKFDHFDFIWAKNRDTLVLPKLIQLIEKYKKVSLNTTPKYNHIQSAYWIIVERQIAKTQDTERKKVNEVDCVVGKYLEIWSVYFHSILPSTSKKYHFANSGGDFAVCRKGDAKFFGSSKQLIVDCDCSLKMRAYIYLGIIFIWLRNYLVSGFYSLDDFIKQDHKVIVKYLDEFRNVTQLPKDISISAAEARLKAAEFQLGLMNEDIHLNITQLVSKYGYPVEEHYVETIDGYVLKVFRIPSNGRPLFLMHGFLCSADDWVSPGVESGIAYLLASKGFDVWMGNARGNKHSKFNIRKQPIQPSFWDFSWHEIGMIDVPTMIDYVLEKTQREKLTYIGHSQGTTSFFVMCSLKPEYNDKIELMVALSAVAWMSHLVSPISRVYMNFAPVFNILPNAATNFEISGDTTVSKIFRSTLCGDGLLAFTVCENIMSVICGFDYSQINFRQLPVIFNHCPAGSSMKQALHYSQEVSSGYFRQFDYGLIRNLIKYGSPQPPSYPVEKVTAAVAIVYSEGDWLASVTDVNKLRSKLPNVIDFYKIPLKKFNHQDYLWAKDTKTLIFPKLMELITKYNNVSQVNNRTWNEQ, encoded by the exons atgttgcgTTTAAGTTGTGTGTTGTCTCTATTTACAGTGTTGCTGTATGTTAATACATTTCATTTTGTACAATGTCGATTTAGTTTACTAGGCGATGGTCTCAATGAAATTGTGAATGGTATAGATGAATtcaacaataataatgtgacaATTTTCGAGGAACTAAAAAAGATAAATCCacttttaaaactaaaatcattCGATAGTGACATTACTTCTCGCAACattacaaaattaatcaaaaaataTGGCTACACAGTTGAGGAATACGAAGTAACAACCGAAGATGGGTATATTTTGAAGATATTTAGAATCCCTGGGAATGGCCCTGTAATCTTTTTACAACATGGGCTATTTGAAAGTTCTGATGACTGGGTCTCACCAGGAAAGAAAAGCATCGCTTTGCGTCTTGCGGCTGCCAGTTACGACGTATGGTTGGGTAACGCCAGGGGTAATAGACattcaatgaaaaatattaaccTAAAACCTAATCAACGAGAGTTTTGGAACTTCAGTTGGCATGAAATTGGCATATACGATACACCTGCTATGATTGACCGAGTACTTGAGGTAACCGGCACAACATCCCTGGTATACGTCGGGCATTCCCAAGGAACAACAAGTTTTTACGTGATGGGTTCATTAAAAccagaatataacaaaaaaatatctctTATGGTGTCTCTGTCAGCTCTAGCATGGCTATCTCATATTACTACTCCAATTAGATTAACTGCACCCTTTGCTAACAAATTGTACCCTACACTTGAAGCCATCggcatatataaaatattcacaaatgACGCCTTATTAGCTGGAGTAGAAGGAGCACTTTGTGGTAACACCGTAACAGCTCTCATTGTGTGCGAAACACTAGTATCCATTCTTGGTGGCTTTAATTATAATCAAGTAGATTTACTACAACTTCCAGCAATATTCAGTTATTATCCATCTGGAGCGTCAATAAAACAATTCGTGCATTATACACAATTGGTTGAATCCGGTTATTTTAGACAGTTTGATTATGGAACaaaaaatgaagaaatataTCAATCTCCCAGTCCACCGTCGTATCCCGTTGAAAATATAACAGCTCCTGTTGCTATATTCTTCGGTAAAGGCGATTTTCTCGGTGTCAAGGAAGATGTTGATATATTAGTATCAAAGTTGCCGAATGTTGTTGATTTTTACACTGTGCCTAACCCAAAATTCGATCATTTCGATTTCATATGGGCTAAAAATCGCGACACTTTAGTACTTCCAAAACTAATACAATTGATTGAAAAGTATAA AAAAGTCTCTCTCAATACAACACCAAAATACAATCATATTCAGTCAGCATATTGGATCATAGTTGAAAGACAGATTGCCAAGACGCAGGATACGGAAAGAAAAAAAGTGAATGAAGTTGACTGTGTAGTGGGTAAATACTTAGAAATCTGGAGCGTGTACTTCCACAGTATACTTCCATCAACTTCAAAGAAATATCATTTCGCAAATTCTGGCGGCGATTTCGCAGTCTGTAGGAAGGGTGATGCAAAG TTCTTTGGATCTTCAAAACAACTCATAGTTGACTGTGATTGCTCTCTCAAAATGAGAGCGTATATTTATCTgggaattatatttatttggctTAGAAATTATCTTGTTAGTGGCTTCTACTCATTGgatgattttataaaacaagATCATAAAGTAATAGTGAAATATCTGGATGAATTCCGAAACGTAACTCAATTACCGAAGGATATTTCGATAAGTGCTGCCGAAGCTAGATTAAAGGCAGCAGAATTCCAATTGGGATTAATGAACGAAGATATTCATCTGAATATAACTCAACTTGTAAGTAAATATGGATATCCAGTTGAGGAACACTACGTTGAAACTATTGATGGATACGTCTTAAAAGTTTTTAGGATACCGAGTAATGGTAGACCACTCTTTTTGATGCATGGATTTTTATGCAGCGCAGACGACTGGGTATCTCCAGGTGTTGAAAGTGGGATTGCTTACTTATTAGCTTCAAAAGGTTTCGACGTATGGATGGGTAATGCAAGAGGcaacaaacattcaaaattcaatATCAGAAAGCAGCCTATCCAACCATCTTTTTGGGACTTCAGTTGGCACGAGATTGGCATGATCGATGTCCCAACTATGATTGATTACGtccttgaaaaaacccaaagaGAAAAACTCACTTATATCGGGCATTCTCAAGGGACTACATCTTTTTTTGTTATGTGTTCATTAAAACCCGAATATAACGACAAAATAGAATTAATGGTGGCACTTTCGGCTGTTGCTTGGATGTCGCATTTAGTGAGCCCAATCTCCAgagtttatatgaattttgcACCAGTATTTAATATCTTGCCAAATGCAGCAacaaatttcgaaatttcgGGTGATACGACAGTATCGAAAATATTTCGTTCAACTTTATGTGGCGATGGTCTCTTGGCATTTACGGTTTGCGAAAACATTATGTCTGTAATTTGTGGCTTTGACTATTCACAAATAAACTTTAGACAGCTTCCTGTTATCTTCAACCACTGCCCAGCGGGTTCATCCATGAAGCAAGCACTCCACTATTCTCAGGAGGTTTCTTCAGGATATTTTCGTCAATTTGACTATGGACTAATACGAAACCTTATTAAGTACGGCTCGCCTCAACCTCCCTCGTACCCTGTTGAAAAAGTAACTGCTGCAGTTGCTATAGTCTACAGCGAAGGCGACTGGCTAGCCAGTGTCACTGATGTCAATAAGTTGCGTTCCAAATTACCAAATGTCATAGATTTCTATAaaattcctttaaaaaaatttaatcaccAAGATTATTTATGGGCGAAGGATACTAAAACTCTGATATTTCCAAAACTCATGGAACTTATCACGAAGTATAATAATGTATCACAGGTCAACAATCGAACATGGAATGAACAATAA